The following DNA comes from Salvelinus sp. IW2-2015 linkage group LG1, ASM291031v2, whole genome shotgun sequence.
AACTCCTACAGCAATTGATCCATCAGGAACTCCTGCACCAACTATGCCAGACGGAATTCCCACATCCATCAGCCTGAACAAAATCACCACACTAACAGAACCAGGCAAACACTCCACGTCAACCAAAACATTGGGAACCCCTTCACCAATGAATTCAGTGGGAACCCCTGCACCAGCCGAGCTAGACGGACTCCCCACATCAACAGACCCAGGCAAACCCTCCACACCAACCAAGCTAGATGGAATCCCCACATACATCTGCCTCAACGGAATCCCCACATCCATCTGCATGAACGGAACCCCCACACCAATACAGCCCAAAATCCCCAGACCAATACAGCCCAAAATCCCCAGACCAATACAGCCCAAAATCCCCTCACCAATACAGCCAGGCAAACCCTCCACACAAAACAATCCAGTGGGAACCCCTACACCAATGGATGAAACCTCTGACTCCTCTGAGCCCCAGGACCAAGAAATGCAAAGGTCAAAAAGAAAAATGTGGAGAGGTAAGCATTAGGAGCCGGTTTCCCTGACACAGAGTAATCCGGGCCTAAAAAGCATGCTCGATTGGGAATCTCtaatgaaagtgctttttagtcctggatagaaaaggaagaaaaaaaatgtcacaTTGTATATTAGCTGTTCTCACCCGTGTGCCATTTATCACACAGATGGAGATCTAATTGAAGCTGAAGACAGTGCAACCACTCAAGCACAAAAGAGAATAAAAACCACAGGTATAACggatatattttaatttatttgggCTTACGGTTCTGTACAATCAAAATCTACATTTTTGTATTGTGCCACATTGTCATGGTGATGTAAAATGCATCATATGTTGCAAAAcgcatcatgatgatgtggcacaACACACTTTGCTATATCTTgacaacttgattgctgacatgcaaaacattttggaactgtatcaacagtgcaccaatgaagaaaaaaaacacctaAGCATTTTTGAGTGGATTATTCAATTAATACTATAACTGGAGCTGAAACATAAAATAAGGATTGTATCAATAATTTGCTAAATAGCTTTGACATGTAGATTATAAAATTGACATTTTCATTTACAACAATATTAAATAGTTTCACGGTCCTGTTTttaagctttcaaatgatattAAAAACAAACGTATTATCTTTATTAGTGACAGAGATATGGGTATTTCATGATAGACTGGGGGGTCCAAAATGGGCAAACTGAGCACCTCTATCCACTGTGGTTGGTCATTCAGGTCCAATATTCACATCCTCATCATTTCTACTATGAGCATGTATAGAAAGTTTGATTTCAATACAAAAAGGTGATTTAAGTTAATATGGAATAACCTCAAGGCTACTTCATCACTTTCACTCTTAAAAAGTATCACCACAGACAAAATATACCAGATACGTCACTCACTGGTGGTATAAATTTGAAGCATCCGTTTGAAGCACTCACCACCAATATGGTAAGAAGAATATGCAGTATCTTGAGCGCAGAATTTTTTTTGCACTCGCTGCAGACGGCTATATCACTCTGCTAATGTATGACTAGTAAAGGGCAGTGCAcacttattttttaaacctttaattTCGATTAAAATATTTTCtctattcagatttttcaggggatGCTGTCTGACAGACTCCATGAATGGATGACAATTTAGTTTTTTtggtatggtttcctagaaacaagggtggctcataTGATCgatttggctcaacttaccccactctcccctgcaCTAAATGTTGTAGACTTGATGCTTTgccaaagaaaaaaaagaacgtTTTATGCAAATACATGACAAAACGCACCAATAATATcttgctagctcgtgcttggctctgcccatctccttgcttgttctgcccactgtgCTTAATTTACTCTCATTGTAACCAACGCAGATGAAGACTCTTGGGTTAGTTAAAAGTATATTTGGTATCACTGCATTATTTACATTCTGTAACATTGTAACTAACATTGTAACGGCTACCCAATAGATGAATTTGcaaacataacatttgatttatttgatctgTTTGTAGAAGAGTGGCTGAACATGGATACGGATAGGCCCACGGTGTCAAGACATGCAGAGGTAGACACTGAAGTATTAGATCAGCTAGAAAAACACAAAGGTAATTGATTTCACTCTAAAAGGTATCACTGTGTGCATTATTTACGTTCTGCAACATtgtaaaggcgtccgcatgcttcccagccaaaacagttcggaagagtttgtgacatttttgtttgttttggacttcggtgaggGTTTTTTCAGCTGTTCGGGGGCTTTTTTTTTTCCTTAAGGCAAGCCGCAGTTCGTagctgaagtctacgccccttcggtgattggtcaacaatagggattcttcaataaagtatttttttagtCATTCACCGAGAAACGACTCGTTTTGATGCAAATCTTTTCAttaagaaatactgcaccaaacgtcttagttagatgtaaaattgtgagACTAAGATCTctgcaaaaacatcaaaatgaaGGAGGTTTCTTGAGTTAttttagattcattctgactgttttgaggaagcgtatactggctacggcgtctcaaaatggacaaacagtactgttGCCGtgttttctcgtttttcaagcaaaggtcattttaagggagtatgcgagcactcTAGTTCGGTTCGCCTAGccaccagccgaactgaagcatgctgatgccttAACAAAACATTGTCAGAGTTATCCCATGGATGAATTTGCGAACATAACATTTTATTAATTTGATCTGTTCATAGAAGAGTGTCTGAACATGGATACGGATAGGCCCACGGTGTCAAGACATGCAGAGGTAGACACTGAAGTATTAGATCAACTAGAAAAGAGCAGCATTGTACAAGCAACCAACAAGCAAACTTTGTGGGCTATAAACTGCTTCAAGGACTGGCTGGCAGAGAAACAGATGATAGTGGATTTTTCAACCattgaaaaatctgaaatgaaTGTGCTCTTGCGAGATTTTTACTGTTCTGTTCGAAGGGGTAAAGGTGGGGAGTATTGTATCCCGAGCTATATCGGAATCCGGGCTGGCGTGAACAGATTCATTAACCTCCCTCCCCTTAGCAGAGCCTGGTGCTTGATGAAGGACAGTGAGTTTACCTCCTCTAATAATGTATTTATTGGGGTACTAAAGAAAATCAGACGAGAGGGCAGGGACAAAACTACCCATCCCAAGGTGATTAAAGCACAAGaccttgagattcttcaaaactcTACTGTGCTAAGCCCATACACACCCAGAGGACTAGTGAACAAAGTGTGGTTTGATATCCAGTTACACTTTGGCCCCAGAGGAAAGGAGGGCAATAGGCGGCTAACGCCACAGTCGTTTGTAATAAAGCACGATGAAAACGGAGCAAAATATGCAACGATGACTTCCAACGAGGAAAGACAGAACCATAAAGATGCAGAAGAGCAGAACTGGCAGAATCGCTGTGGAATCATGTTCCAGAACCCTGGTAGTCACCTCTGTCCAGTCGCCTCCTTGGAGAAGTATCTGAGCAAGATCCCATCAGATGCCACCGCCTTCTACCTCCATCCTAAGAAGATGGTCATCACCAGTGACAGCATATGGTATAGCCAGGAGCCAATGGGGTTCAATTACCTTTCATCAATGCTGCCCCGACTGTGCCAGGTTTGCTTTTTTTCTAGCAAATTTCGTAACATAATTACGTAACATTTTAATATTCGCTAAATAGCTAAGTTGTACTCCTAACTCAACCTGTTGTTGATAATTGGCTGACTTATCTAtcactcgctctctttttctctctctaggaGGCTGGTACATTGGAAAAGTACACAAACAACTGCTTACGATCTTTGCGCGAGATCATGTCTGTCAGCAGACTGATAGTTCCTTGAAAAGTTATTGAAAACCTTCAATGGACAACAG
Coding sequences within:
- the LOC111960975 gene encoding uncharacterized protein; its protein translation is MSGSLCIQCQTQTTVFSKTCNSCFFNHPKEKKLLQAMKKYDYEWGHNDCAHYNNSSQILTSTKVLLYKLHTLGFVPLLLLGKRRQGTKHIDMDSFCPHPQVIKETGSIETLRNIYLGLLNVTLGTESQCQCSPVSPEPDGTPAPAEAEGAPTTVDPVGTSASTELHRIPISIQLNVIPTPTETGIPNTLINPMGTPTTINPLGTPTTINPVGTPTTINPVGTPTTINPVGTPTTINPVGTPTTINPVGTPTTINPVVFPAPTKRDGIPISLQLNLIPTPTEPGKPSTPANPVGIPTPTNLVGTPTAIDPSGTPAPTMPDGIPTSISLNKITTLTEPGKHSTSTKTLGTPSPMNSVGTPAPAELDGLPTSTDPGKPSTPTKLDGIPTYICLNGIPTSICMNGTPTPIQPKIPRPIQPKIPRPIQPKIPSPIQPGKPSTQNNPVGTPTPMDETSDSSEPQDQEMQRSKRKMWRDGDLIEAEDSATTQAQKRIKTTEEWLNMDTDRPTVSRHAEVDTEVLDQLEKHKEECLNMDTDRPTVSRHAEVDTEVLDQLEKSSIVQATNKQTLWAINCFKDWLAEKQMIVDFSTIEKSEMNVLLRDFYCSVRRGKGGEYCIPSYIGIRAGVNRFINLPPLSRAWCLMKDSEFTSSNNVFIGVLKKIRREGRDKTTHPKVIKAQDLEILQNSTVLSPYTPRGLVNKVWFDIQLHFGPRGKEGNRRLTPQSFVIKHDENGAKYATMTSNEERQNHKDAEEQNWQNRCGIMFQNPGSHLCPVASLEKYLSKIPSDATAFYLHPKKMVITSDSIWYSQEPMGFNYLSSMLPRLCQEAGTLEKYTNNCLRSLREIMSVSRLIVP